DNA sequence from the Cyprinus carpio isolate SPL01 chromosome B13, ASM1834038v1, whole genome shotgun sequence genome:
TGTCATCTGGCTCCTCTTTTTTCACCTTGGGGACATGTTGACTGGATGATGGACACTCATCAGGCATATCTCCTGCATTATTACTGCTCAAGTTAATGGACAacctctaaaataaaacaaaaggttcaaattaaataaatgatgagTACGCAATGTTTGTGTTGGATTTGAACTGTTGATGTCATTTAGGAAAGCAGCTTGTAGTACACTTATTACAGGGTAATTACTGTTGCTGATTTATGTTACTTGCCAAAAACTATAAAGATGTAGATTTGTGAATAAGGAAGAAAAACTGTATACCACAGTGAAAATCAAAGCACATCGCATTATGACTTGCCTCTTCTTTGACCGCCACATACTGCTGTAGCTCAGGCTTGGGTAGGACCGCATCCTCAGTTTGTTGCTTTGTATTAGTCTTCTCCTTCTTCACTTTGGGAACCCGTGCAGCTCTGGGCTTCCTCTCTGCTTTAGGTTTTGGCTCTTTAGGTTTGGCCACCCTCTTggtcacttttttcttttcaccGGTTTCATCTGTCCCCCTCTGACGCCTCCCTTTAGGTTTGCCTTCATTTGAATTTGGTAACCATTCTTCTAACTCCTCACTGTCACCTTTTTGTTGGCCCATCCTGTAACAAGAAACCAGTTTTATTACATCCAGCATTCATGAAGAATAAGAAATCAAAGCGACTATTGTGGACATTTGTAAGCAATAAAACTGCAAATTGTTACAACGTCGACTGCTTAGAAACGTTCTGTGGTTAAAGAGCAGTTTGACACAGAGATTATAATTCATGAGGATGTTCAACACTGTTAATATATCGGAAGAAATAGCCTAGGGTCCGctttactgtatattgtatatatgataTTGTATATCAGCCCTGGAAGttaatctgagaaaaaaagataaaagaaaaaaaagagcgtTGTCATGAGCAAAACAACTCACATGTCATCAGATTCGTCATCTGTCGCTGGTTCTGTATACACCTTCGCTGTTCTTGTTCTTCGAAGCATCTTTGTGTAGCAAAAACaacgaatgaaaaaaaaaactacatgaaatATACAAGTAAGGATGCATaggataataaaaataaacttggaaGTGAACATCTTTTCAACTCATTCATTTTATCTTATTATCGGTATATCTAAGCTATACAAAAAGGCGCTCGTACGAGAATAAGCTTCTCATAACGACTTTCAGACAAACTGTCCGTCAGCTGTCACgttaaatatctgaaaaatatTCATGGCAATTGAAAAGTATGTTTAACTCTGTTGTGGTGAATGTTAAATGTCATCAATCAAGACGGTCTCTGTAGAATCAGAAAGACATTTTGAATTTAGCGCGCGACCACGTACGTGTAATTTGTCCGGGCTAATGCTTCTGCGAAACAATGACCAGTGCTTAAACCAGAGATGTTCACCTACAGAATCTgattatttacaaaactgttaAAACTTACAGTGTTCCTCTGACAGGCATCAAACCATAACACATTTCACGACTGCCTGGTATGTTTCCTTAGCGACGTCAGCAGCAGGAAGTGATGTAGCTAAAGTTCTCAAactcttaaaatatataataaaagttcagcttgatgttttttctcaaatgttTCCTCAATATGCAAAAATGGGAGCTGACCATTCCCAGTCCATGTTCTTTGCTCTTTGTCCACTTCCGTGATTTGCACGGTTTGTTTTTCAATTATTGCCAAAGTTGTGTAGGGTAAATAGTTAAGAGTGCCCCATGCTCTTTATAATTAAGCGAAAAAGAGTTCAAtctgacagaaaaaataaaaaaaaaatcagtctgcaACAATTTTTCCACATTTAGCACACGGAAGTAGAAATCGGTGCAggaatgtgaatgtttttttttgtcaattattaCCAAAGTTGTGTGTAAagtaaacagacagacagagtccCGTGCTcttcaaaatgaagaaaagaatCAATAAATCTGAAAGAAAATTTCAGTCTGCAGGAGGATTGCAACGATCCAGTCAGAAACCTAAGGGTTTAAACGTGCATGCAAGGCAAGTATGCATTGACTTCTTTAAAAGTAATTCAGTGTAGTCCTGTTTTGCTAGACAGCTGCATAACAACTGCATAAAAATGAACAGCAACAATATCAGGCAATGTCTAACAATGATGTTTTTTAAGCCCTGAATAGGGCTCAAATGTAGTTGGTTGTGAAAAAGAAGAACTTTTAAAATGTGACACTATGAAGATTACTTTAAAATTCAGATGTTATTTAAAAATCAGACGTTTTTACACCCAGCTTCTGTGTGCATGTCCTCCTTCTCTTAATCCCAGTGGCGATGGACTTGGACTAAAATGACACTTCTTTCTCTCGGCATCCTCTCTGCGTCTGTACCATTTCTTCTGCATCTCTTGTCTGGTACACAATATTTCTGTTAGAAATATTGATGTGTTGTCATCTATATATAGTTTATGAATTTTTCCTAAACTCATTTGTGTATTTCTCCAGACTCTATTGACCTCAGCCGACCATCGGATATTGGTCTCAATCACACTTTAAATATCTACCTCAAACCCGAAGAGGGGGTGAAAGTGGGCGTGTGGTTAGTTTTAAGACATGTGACACAtacctgtatacacacacaaaaaatataaaataaattctaagaCAAATATTCAggttttcagtatatatatatatcttattttttcctccttcttgtattataaatgtttctAGGCACACTGTACCTGAACATAGATGGAAGGAGGCGCAGGGAAAGGATCTAGACTGGTATGAGAAAGCTCTGGGGGACGGATCACCTATTTTCATCTACCTCCATGGCAACAAGGGTAACAGGcaagaaaacttttatttatctTAAGATAAGATACATATTTGTCTGCTATTGATCTGCAAACCTATAGCCAGTATACAATATCTGCATAATCTCTGAGAACAGTGATCTGACTTGTGCACTGAGCTTCACACTGCTTTTCACTTTAACTTGTGCTCCCAACGTTAACTGGGATGGGCAACTGCTTGCTAATACAACTTTTAGTTCCtctgtgatttgatttgatatgttTGATGGTGgaacaattaaaaatgtgttcttcaaaaaataaataaacgttatatacattttgcattatattgaaaatatgcatctttttttccttcttcttgaTGTTCTAATTTTTGTACCTTTAATAAACAGATCTGCACTTCATCGAATTGGAATTGCAAATGTGAGCAAActcattataaattttattatgaaGAAAGACTAAAAACTTGAATAGTGGTAATGACTGAAGTGTCTTGGCCATACAGGTTTTGAGTGCTGTTGGAATTCACGTTTTGGCGCTGGACTACAGAGGTGGGTTAAAATGTAGTGATAGTAAAATCGCTGTAGCCAATAACAATTTCAGGCTTGAGCTTCAATATATGATTTCTCTATTGCTTACTCAAATACATTAAAACCTGTCAGGTTTTGGGGACTCCACTGGTGAGCCTACAGAGGCTGGTCTGTGTACTGATGTCTTATACTTGTACCACTGGGTTAAGGCACGCAGTGGAAACagcctggtgtgtgtgtggggtcacTCGCTTGGTAGTGGGTGTGTAGAATCTgctttttttatgacttttgcTAAGTTTActtcaaatgtataaaaaaacaacaaacactataaattttatggaaagttaaaaaaaaaaattcaatgtattTTCTACAGTATGCACTATATAACTGCAGTATGTTTCTTTTTCATTAGTGTTGCGACTACCACTGCAGTGAAATTACTAGAACAAGGTAAGAATTTGACTGATTTAAAAACAAGCATGCTCTTGTTTGTCTCAGTGGTTCTCCTGaatttgtattaatcaaaaaactGCACATTTCTTGACAGGAAAACAGTTTGATGGAATAATACTCGAAGGTGCATTCCTAAATGCGAGGATGGAAACTAATAAACTTACTGAACACCCTTTTACCTGGGTAAATAATGTCCAAGATCTTTGAACATCttgtaacaaatattttaaaaactttcctttcaaacatcaaaacattataattgtttgttttttttttgttttgtttttttttgtgaaatttacttcaAGTCTGTACAATTTAATTCTGTAAAATTTGAAGTgaattatatatagataaacCACAGGATCAATCAAATGGGTCATTAATCATAATTTGGTATGTGTAAGTCTTATTTGTAtctctctttttccctttctCCAGTTTTATTGGAAGTTCCCATACATTCAGTACTTCTTGTTCAATCCACTGAAAAACAAAGATTTGAATCTTCCAAATCATGAGAAGTATGtgacattgtttttaatatattcaagCATATGGTTAATAGAAAATATAAggtaattaatttattcaacaacATGAGTAGAAATATGATTGTAATAGTATGCTAGTGTgttatgttaaatatgtaaatatattgtaaacttcAAATTTCTGGTTtattcccattttattttatttttttgatagtttGCAAAAAATTCGAACTCCCCTTATGATTCTCCATGCTGAAGATGACCATTTAGTGCCCTTTGCCTCAGCTCAAGAGGTTTGTGTGTATAAAACTTacctcataaaaataattttgaaatacatttatttatttattttttactttaaattattattattttgtattttttttgctcaGCTCTTCAGAACTGCAAAAAAGGCCCAAAACTCAGATGAGCGTGTCAAGCTGGTACCATTTGATGCATCACTTGGATATCTTCATAATGGGTTGTATAAAGACCCTGGTCTGCCAAATATCATAAGGTGATGTCactttctgaaaatgttttatttatctgaATATTACTTctttaaagattaaaaacaaatgcattggAGATGTGGAgggttttagagaaaaaaaactactttgcataaaaagtaacagtgaaaaataattagttacttttgAGGAGTCGGAATATGTTACTTGTTGCTAATGTTTGACATACATCactaaatgacagaaaaatattaGATTGTGACAGCAAAATAATTGCCTATTTTCATCATTACAGGGAGTTTGTGCAGTCACTGATGACATGATACACACAGAGAAGGAGGAGGATTTGCACGCATACTAATAACTGTCTAAATAGCTGTACAACTGGTGCTATAACTGTATATTTAGTAATTAAACCAGTATGCACTTCTTGGATATAAAACATTGTAATGTCTGAAGTAAATTTTACAGAATTGCCCCCAGGGTGAATTTATTGTCTTGTTAATATTTGTAACATTCATTTCTTTTAAGACTGCAGTTAATCATTTTTCACAATGCATAATAAAATCAGTTGTATAGATTCTTGAGGGTCTAGGATTTTATTGTGTGGGCAACTCTTGATGGTCGTTTATAATTTAGCATTATACAAGGTTGCTTTACTAACACATTTGGCCTGCGAAGTAGTCCTAAGATATCTAAGCTGTATAATAAGACTAAGAGTACTTACATTCTACTGTatattctgttctcatgtcagaaaacacaataacaaattaGACAAACCGCAaaaggtaggtatagtttgagacagcaccATTTGTAAGAGAATAGATTACACAccactgactggacgagacatctgtcaatcaatgtATACAGGAAGAACAACAGAGTAGTGGAAGAAAGTttggagatggtcttaaagtaacacagtttaaatgtattgcatGAACTGCCTTTACTATAGAGTAAAAAAAGCATGTCCATTTACAACACTGTACTTATATTACCTTTGAATCAGATTACAAAAAAAGTAGTTAATGCTAATGCACTGATAAACCTTTACTTGgctagttaactgaaataaaacgatCAACTGCACATACCTCTGCTGAACTGTAACTTCACTGAGATGTTCCTCGTTGCAGAACAGAATGTCAAGGGGGCGTGgctggatccagatccaactcctcccaccttacatataccttaacctacccgtctccaacccctgatccctaaacccacctatctccacccttaaacctaccaatctccactccctagatgtggatccaaccaagCCCCCTGAATCTTGTGTTCTGGAGTGAGGGGCTGCTGACTTCACTTGAACGGTGGTCTCGAGCTGATGATGTCAGCGTCCAGGTAGGCATGCCCAGGACACTTGATTCATACGCCCACAGTGGGTTATGATTGGTCGACTGACaggctcaaatctgattggctaaagagtatgaGTGTCCCGCATGGGAGGAGTTCAATGCCAGGAAAatctcaaaaatacacacacaaatccaaaGCAATTCACATTCACAGCCCATgataattttaaacattcaaaaattttgTACAgagttgttttgcatttgtgaaatgtattttatgaatatatattcttatttcgTGCACGTGAATgggtttttgtgaatatatatactttttttcgtGCAGGTGAATTATTTCTCATGCATGTGAATTGGGTTACGCATGTGTGCATCGCGTCTTTTGCGTGAATTATTACTGAGATCATTCTGTCTCCATACACTGCCTCAATAGAGGGTGGCCACGTTGGGGGGTACACTATTAAGAAGTACTAACCTGTTTTAGCccttacatttaattttatcaaTGTAACCCAATGTATAGATTAAGTTCACATTTTTGagttgaataaaatcaaataaattatgttaccACGAGGAATTGTACATATTCAAttaagaaaaacacttaaaaggACTCCAAGGCTTTACTCAAGTTAAAACACTTTAATCCATCCTCATTGCTGGGTTTCTCTCAGATCTAAAGGCTGCATCACACCACTTTTTGGTCAGTGCTGAGTTATACAATCGAATCCTTTCAtgataacatacagtataaatgctgttaataatttattaattgtgGTGTGTGAGATTCATTGGTCATAAGTCATAACAGTAGCTACTTCATATGAGATCGCGatgaacaaagagtgacagctttttagtggttaTAAAGAGCACTTTTTGCGAGTTTTCTAGGcttatattctatttaaaatgtataattttttcgGCCACACACACGctgtttcgggaatgacatctgcacaTTTAAGTGGGATTCTCTCttgaagtagcagtgattgacatagTGATAACCATGGCAATAGAtgggacaaaatatgtgaaaatgtgcattaagactagagcaccctcaataatttcagaagcaccctcagtgattatttctggaacctggttgatatgtttttattgcactatatacaaaaaaaaaacaaaatacaaatgcactaaataaaat
Encoded proteins:
- the LOC109062249 gene encoding lysophosphatidylserine lipase ABHD12-like; this encodes MKKRINKSERKFQSAGGLQRSSQKPKGLNVHARSQWRWTWTKMTLLSLGILSASVPFLLHLLSDSIDLSRPSDIGLNHTLNIYLKPEEGVKVGVWHTVPEHRWKEAQGKDLDWYEKALGDGSPIFIYLHGNKGNRSALHRIGIANVLSAVGIHVLALDYRGFGDSTGEPTEAGLCTDVLYLYHWVKARSGNSLVCVWGHSLGSGVATTTAVKLLEQGKQFDGIILEGAFLNARMETNKLTEHPFTWFYWKFPYIQYFLFNPLKNKDLNLPNHENLQKIRTPLMILHAEDDHLVPFASAQELFRTAKKAQNSDERVKLVPFDASLGYLHNGLYKDPGLPNIIREFVQSLMT